One window of the Streptococcus parasanguinis ATCC 15912 genome contains the following:
- the holA gene encoding DNA polymerase III subunit delta — protein MQAITDTKHLTVQTLPPILVLTGEDVGQFEWLKKDILNKIGYDPSDLNYSYFDMKEASYDEVELDLVSLPFFADEKIVILDHLLDVTTAKKRNLTDEDLKQFENYLENPSESTRLVIFAEGKLDSKRRLVKLLKRDAQIIEATTPKEQEVKRYFASQAQELGLQFEGDSLDQLLLKSGYDFGELQKNIALLQAYKEDGQITLEDIEEVVPKSLQDNIFDLTQMILKRQIDQARNLVKDLRLQGEDEIKLIAILLGQFRMFSQVKIFSEEGQSESQIVASLSELSGRKVNPYQVKFALRDSRRLSLSFLKQAMMTFIETDFAIKSGTYEKDYLFDLALLKVANSV, from the coding sequence ATGCAAGCAATTACCGACACTAAACATCTGACGGTTCAAACTCTGCCTCCTATTCTTGTCTTGACAGGAGAGGATGTAGGTCAATTTGAATGGTTAAAAAAAGATATTTTAAATAAAATAGGCTATGATCCTTCAGATTTGAATTATTCTTATTTTGATATGAAGGAAGCCTCCTATGATGAGGTCGAGCTGGATTTGGTCAGTCTTCCCTTTTTTGCAGATGAAAAAATCGTGATTTTGGATCACTTATTGGATGTGACCACTGCCAAAAAACGCAATTTAACAGATGAAGATCTAAAGCAATTTGAAAACTATCTGGAAAATCCTTCTGAATCGACCCGTTTGGTGATATTTGCAGAAGGAAAATTAGATAGTAAGCGCCGCTTGGTCAAACTCCTAAAACGGGATGCCCAAATCATTGAAGCGACAACGCCTAAAGAGCAAGAGGTAAAACGTTATTTTGCAAGTCAGGCCCAAGAATTGGGCTTGCAGTTTGAGGGCGATTCCTTGGACCAGCTACTCTTAAAATCTGGCTATGATTTTGGAGAGTTACAGAAGAATATCGCTCTACTGCAGGCTTATAAAGAAGATGGTCAGATTACCCTCGAAGATATCGAGGAGGTTGTTCCAAAGTCCTTGCAAGATAATATTTTTGATCTGACACAAATGATTCTCAAACGCCAAATCGATCAAGCCCGGAATTTGGTGAAGGATCTCCGCTTACAAGGAGAAGATGAGATAAAATTGATCGCTATTCTGTTGGGGCAATTCCGAATGTTTTCTCAAGTTAAAATTTTCTCAGAAGAAGGCCAATCCGAAAGCCAAATTGTAGCGAGCTTGTCGGAGTTGTCAGGACGCAAGGTCAATCCTTACCAGGTGAAGTTTGCCTTACGGGATAGCCGCAGGCTTTCCCTGTCCTTTTTGAAGCAGGCTATGATGACTTTCATCGAGACGGATTTTGCGATTAAAAGTGGAACATATGAAAAAGACTACTTATTTGATTTGGCCCTGTTGAAAGTAGCGAATAGCGTCTAA